One segment of Zonotrichia albicollis isolate bZonAlb1 chromosome 4, bZonAlb1.hap1, whole genome shotgun sequence DNA contains the following:
- the PRRT4 gene encoding proline-rich transmembrane protein 4, giving the protein MSPLCPAGGAAAPRLLLALLCVARAAAPPPPSAPPGTPPAPHSDSPVLSLNLGLNFKIKVRSQGGPRPPAPPTPAGTPRSPGPPRSAAPPTPPEPGEGSAGPPEEAPARGSPPARGATTPGPGRPRDKQLELDIAIDLTAGLDPPAGGAGPAVPPTSLLRGPPGRPRLLPGLSELAGRLSAAGFLFPTGPPSIGAEGGNASLELDEAGSGAEPAPSPGRQPSRGAAPPPAAASACTPGSACGSGGPEPGGASPAPPFPWPPHFVPLGAPWPEAAALWGAAWPGHVYGAGAAFALLGGLGALLLLGGRRPGLARLLGALLALAALARAFPLFFDPYELGGRLPPPAARALFELPFPCLGWGLALAPPAAGPVPLLLALGVLHLGGVLGAVGALAALGGPPLLLLLLPRALFAALAAALALRGLRRCGAGGGRNKRGAAAAAGGARAGVPRALGAAAAALSAGLQLFGALQAWGWAATPAPGPWAWWGLQLGARLTELAMGGALAALAFAAPPSGRAPPGGPAEPPEGGGGRGAGEEAGAPPESPLDADGDPTAGFRPPSPIDLRRSIDEALGAPGMFRAGNGGIGGTRIGLTGNAAGAGNTGIALTGSSGNGGKAKSNGVSVLGSTGSTEISVISAAGSARSAPSTGSTGSTGTSSTALPGGGSTAMPGLGTGSAIGTAGAAAAGGTGTAGAGPAATGGTTGTNGTNGKPGTAGTAGTAGTGGAPDSAGTAGTPSAAGAAGKAGTAGAPGTAGTAGKPGTAGTPGVAGKPGTAGTPGTAATTSKPGTAGTASTPGTAGTASTPGTASATSKPGTASTPGTASKPGTAGTAGGTERGTPGTTRDSKTAPPGTGTAGTSGTGTPSNASGTPGTAGTPGTPGTQGPAAPGTAGPSDPGSSGTAGTRGAGTAGTSGTAGAAVTPGTPGAPGSSAPRGPPTAPRPSGLSRAASCGGGPARGADPGAAPPSPATPAQGPARAAPPPLRPSQSWAEGSPRAAPAPPETPAGGGGPSPGSDTIDL; this is encoded by the exons ATGTCGCCGCTGTGCCCCGCGGGAGGGGCGGCCGCCCCccggctgctgctggcgctgctgtGCGTGGCCCGGGCCGCCGCCCCCCCGCCGCCCAGCGCGCCCCCCGGGACGCCCCCCGCCCCGCACAGCGACTCCCCGGTGCTGTCCCTCAACCTCGGCCTCAACTTCAAGATCAAGGTGCGGAGCCAGGGCGGCCCGcgcccccccgcgccccccacCCCCGCGGGCACCCCCCGGAGCCCGGGCCCTCCCCGCAGCGCCGCGCCCCCCACCCCGCCCGAGCCCGGCGAGGGCTCCGCGGGACCCCCGGAGGAGGCGCCGGCCCGGGGGAGCCCCCCCGCCCGCGGGGCCACGACCCCCGgcccggggcggccccgggacaagcagctggagctggacaTCGCCATCGACCTGACGGCGGGGCTGGACCCCCCcgcgggcggcgcggggccggCCGTGCCCCCCACCAGCCTCCTGCGGGGCCCCCCCGGCCGCCCCCGGCTCCTGCCCGGCCTCTCGGAGCTGGCCGGGAGACTCAGCGCCGCCG GGTTCCTGTTCCCCACGGGGCCCCCCAGCATCGGCGCCGAGGGGGGAAACGCGTCCCTGGAGCTGGACGAGGCGGGGAGCGGCGCCGAGCCAG CGCCGTCCCCCGGCCGCCAGCCCTCCCGGGGGGCCgcgccgccccccgccgccgcctccgcctGCACCCCGGGCTCCGCCTGCGGCTCGGGGGGCCCGGAGCCCGGCGGGGCCTCCCCCGCGCCCCCCTTCCCGTGGCCGCCCCACTTCGTGCCGCTGGGCGCGCCCTGGCCCGAGGCGGCGGCGCTGTGGGGCGCGGCGTGGCCCGGGCACGTCTATGGGGCGGGGGCGGCCTTCGCgctgctgggggggctgggggcgctgctgctgctcggggGGCGCCGCCCGGGGCTGGCGCGGCTGCTGGGggcgctgctggcgctggccGCGCTCGCCCGCGCCTTCCCGCTCTTCTTCGACCCCTACGAGCTGGGGGGGCGCCTGCCGCCCCCCGCCGCCCGGGCGCTCTTCGAGCTGCCCTTcccgtgcctgggctgggggctggcgCTGGCGCCCCCCGCCGCCGGCCCGGtcccgctgctgctggccctgggggtgctgcacCTGGGGGGCGTCCTGGGGGCCGTGGGGGCGCTGGCGGCGCTGGGGGGgcccccgctgctgctgctgctgctgccccgcgCTCTGTTCGCCGCGCTGGCGGCCGCGCTGGCGCTGcgggggctgcggcgctgcggggcgggcggggggcgcaacaagcgcggggcggcggcggcggcggggggggcgcGGGCGGGGGTCCCGCGGGCGctgggcgcggcggcggcggcgctgagCGCGGGGCTGCAGCTCTTCGGGGCCCtgcaggcctggggctgggccGCGACCCCCGCGCCCGGGCCCTGGGCATGGtgggggctgcagctgggggcgCGCCTCACCGAGCTGGCCATGGGGGGGGCGCTGGCCGCGCTCGCCTTCGCCGCCCCCCCGAGCGGCCGCGCCCCGCCCGGCGGCCCCGCGGAGCCCCCCgagggcggcggcgggcggggagcgGGCGAGGAGGCGGGGGCGCCCCCCGAGTCCCCCCTGGACGCGGACGGGGACCCCACGGCCGGGTTCCGGCCCCCGTCCCCCATCGACCTGCGCCGCTCCATCGACGAGGCCCTGGGGGCGCCGGGCATGTTCCGCGCCGGGAACGGCGGCATCGGGGGCACCCGGATCGGCCTCACCGGCAACGCCGCGGGCGCCGGGAACACCGGCATCGCCCTCACGGGCAGCTCCGGTAACGGGGGGAAAGCCAAGAGCAACGGGGTCAGCGTGCTCGGGAGCACCGGCAGCACCGAGATCAGCGTCATCAGCGCCGccggcagcgcccgcagcgccccgAGCACCGGCAGCACCGGCAGCACCGGCACCAGCAGCACCGCGCTACCGGGGGGCGGCAGCACCGCCATGCCCGGGCTGGGCACCGGGAGCGCCATCGGCACAGCCGGGGCTGCGGCAGCgggcggcaccggcaccgcgGGGGCGGGCCCGGCCGCAACGGGTGGCACGACCGGCACGAATGGCACGAATGGCAAACCTGGCACGGCTGGAACAGccggcacagctggcacaggtgGCGCTCCTGactcagctggcacagctggaacaCCCAGCGCAGCTGGCGCGGCTGGCAAAGCTGGAACAGCTGGAGCACCTGGAACAGCAGGAACAGCTGGCAAACCTGGCACAGCCGGAACACCTGGGGTAGCTGGTAAACCTGGTACAGCcggcacacctggcacagctgcaacAACCAGCAAACCTGGCACAGCCGGCACAGCCAGCACACCTGGCACAGCCGGCACAGCCAgcacac CTGGCACAGCTTCAGCAACCAGCAAacctggcacagccagcacacctggcacagccagcaaacctggcacagctggcacagccggCGGGACAGAGCGTGGCACCCCCGGCACCACCAGGGACAGCAAAACCGCGCCCCCGGGAACCGGCACCGCCGGCACCTCAGGGACGGGGACACCGAGCAACGCCAGCGGCACACCTGGAACAGCTGGAACCCCTGGCACACCTGGAACGCAGGGCCCTGCAGCGCCTGGCACCGCTGGCCCGTCAGACCCCGGTTCctcgggcacagctgggacacggggcgctggcacagctggcacatcTGGCACAGCTGGCGCTGCTGTCACCCCCGGTACCCCCGGTGCCCCCGGCAGCTCCGCCCCCCGCGGCCCCCCCACCGCCCCCCGCCCCTCGGGGCTGTCCCGCGCCGCCTCCTGCGGGgggggcccggcccggggggCGGATCCGGGCGCGGCCCCTCCGAGCCCCGCGACCCCCGCGCAGGGCCCGGCCCGGGCGGCGCCGCCCCCGCTGCGGCCCTCgcagagctgggctgagggGAGCCCCCGGGCCGCGCCCGCGCCCCCCGAGACCcccgcgggcggcggcggccccagccccggcagcgACACCATTGACTTGTAG
- the RBM28 gene encoding RNA-binding protein 28: MAAPEARTVLVRGLPAGATAALLERLFGHLGPLRRCFVVTEKGSPKCRGFGYVTFSLAEDAARALREPPELGGHRLPVSPARPRARPAPRGTDTPGARGEQGETPPAPPRAKRPRGPSRKARLILRNLSFQCSEEELRALFAPFGPVVELNLPRKPDGTPRGFAFVQLRNLREAAAALRGLNGTQLKGRPLAVDWAVAKDKYQGTQGAPKTPEEEEKKGKEKEKEEEEEEEDEVKDEEDEEEEDEEDEDEEEEEEEKEATQAPRQTLKRGSGARAGLGHRKKKKVEEDEEEEDEEEEEQEEDEEKDEDEEDEDEEDEEDEDEEDEEEEPPRRRRQRPSDVAEGRTVFIRNLSFDTEEEELEESLAKFGGLCYVRLVLHPNTGTPKGSAFAQFETPEGAQKCIQAAQEGPEGGGLRLGGRQLRVDPALSREQARGLPGGSARPRGGTRNLYLAREGAIRPGSLAAEGVSDSDMAKRARFEEQKRRRLQDPNVAVSRTRLCLHNLPKALDSARLRALLRKTLRGSSGAAPCIKECRVMRELRGQGKSLGFAFVEFGEHEEALGALRRLNNNPELFGAHKRPIVEFALEDRRKLRLREQRIQRGLLKAKAKAAAGAPEGPQGAPDPPKEQPAPPKGHPAPTKGHPAPTKGHPAPPAGSGAPPATPQPPSGTPWAGFRTQGPGRRGAPNTKVLALPSHRGPKIRKRDKGKKAQPPPKPPKPPKAPKASRRREKLRVPPPQGQRRRRGGPGGAEARFQELVERYKRKILGSNPPTARGAKWFES, encoded by the exons atggcggcgcccgaGGCGCGCACGGTGTTGGTGCGGGGCCTCCCCGCCGGAGCCACCGCCGCGCTCCTGGAGCGGCTCTTCGGGCACCTGGGGCCGCTCCGCCGCTGCTTCGTGGTCACCGAGAAGG GCTCCCCGAAGTGCCGCGGGTTCGGGTACGTGACGTTCTCCTTGGCCGAGGATGCGGcgcgggcgctgcgggagccGCCCGAGCTGGGCGGGCACCGCCTGCCCGTGAGCCCCGCCCGGCCGCGGGCCCGGCCTGCCCCGAGGGGCACGGACACCCCCGGGGCAcggggggagcagggggagaCCCCCCCGGCACCGCCCCGCGCCAAGAGACCGCGGGGACCCTCCCGCAAGGCGCGGCTGATCCTGCGCAACCTCAGCTTCCAG tgctccGAGGAGGAGCTCCGGGCTCTCTTTGCCCCCTTTGGCCCCGTGGTGGAGCTGAACCTGCCCCGCAAGCCTG ACGGGACCCCGAGGGGCTTTGCCTTTGTCCAGCTCCGGAACCTgcgcgaggcggcggcggcacTGCGGGGGCTCAACGGGACCCAGCTCAAAG GGCGGCCCCTGGCTGTGGACTGGGCCGTGGCCAAGGACAAGtaccaggggacacagggagcccCAAAAACGcctg aggaggaggagaaaaaggggaaagaaaaggaaaaagaggaagaggaagaagaagaagatgaagtaaaggatgaggaggatgaagaagaagaggatgaagaggatgaagacgaggaggaggaagaggaagagaaagaagcCACCCAGGCACCCCGGCAGACCCTCAAAAGGGGATcaggggccagagctgggctggggcacaggaaaaaaaagaaggtagaggaagatgaggaggaggaagatgaagaggaggaagagcaggaggaagatgaggagaaAGATGAGGAcgaggaggatgaagatgaggaagatgaggaggatgaagatgaagaagatgAGGAAG AGGAGCCCCCCCGCaggcggcggcagcgcccgTCGGACGTGGCCGAGGGCAGGACGGTGTTCATCCG GAACCTCTCGTTCGACaccgaggaggaggagctggaggagagcctggcaAAGTTCGGGGGGCTCTGCTACGTGCGGCTGGTGCTGCACCCCAACACCGGCACCCCCAAag GCTCTGCCTTTGCCCAGTTTGAGACCCCCGAGGGGGCCCAGAAATGCATCCAGGCTGCTCAGGAGGGGCCCGAG GGCGGGGGGCTGCGCCTGGGGGGGCGGCAGCTGCGCGTGGACCCCGCGCTGAGCCGGGAGCAGGCCCGGGGGCTCCCGGGGGGCTCGGCCCGACCCCGAGGCGGCACCAGGAACCTGTACCTGGCCCGGGAGGGGG CCATCCGGCCGGGCTCGCTCGCTGCCGAGGGCGTCAGTGACTCGGACATGGCCAAGCGGGCGCGG TTTGAGGAGCAGAAGCGGCGGCGGCTGCAGGACCCCAACGTGGCGGTGTCGCGGACGCGGCTGTGCCTGCACAACCTGCCCAAGGCGCTGGACTCGGCCCGGCTGCGCGCCCTTCTGCGCAAGACCCTGCGGGGCAGCAGCGGCGCTGCCCCGTGCATCAAAGAG TGCCGGGTGATGCGGGAGCTGCGGGGCCAGGGCAAATCTTTGGGGTTCGCCTTCGTGGAGTTTGGGGAGCACGAGGAGGCCCTGGGGGCCCTGCGGCGCCTCAACAACAACCCCGAGCTCTTCGGGGCCCACAAG CGCCCGATCGTGGAGTTTGCGCTCGAGGACCGGCGGAAGCTGCGGCTGCGGGAGCAGCGGATCCAGCGGGGGCTG CTCAAGGCCAAGGCCAAGGCGGCTGCAGGAGCCCCAGAGGGTCCCCAAGGAGCCCCGGACCCCCCCAAGGAGCAGCCAGCGCCCCCCAAGGGGCACCCAGCCCCCACCAAGGGACACCCAGCCCCCACCAAGGGACACCCAGCCCCCCCCGCGGGCTCAGGGGCCCCCCCGGccaccccccagcccccctcTGGGACCCCCTGGGCCGGGTTCCGCACGCAGGGCCCGGGGCGCCGGGGGGCTCCCAACACCaaggtgctggccctgccctccCACCGCGGCCCCAAGATCAG gaaacgGGACAAGGGCAAGAAGGCTCAGCcgccccccaagccccccaagccccccaaagcccccaagGCCTCTCGGCGGCGGGAGAAGCTGCgggtgccccctccccag ggccagcGGCGGCGCCGGGGGGGCCCCGGGGGGGCCGAGGCACGCTTCCAGGAGCTGGTGGAGAGGTACAAGAGGAAGATTTTGGGGAGCAACCCCCCCACGGCCCGGGGGGCAAAGTGGTTCGAGAGCTGA
- the LEP gene encoding leptin isoform X2 — translation MLWWPRDRSLGTLRMCWLSEGVRGSEAAGGMRGPGVSLCALLCLAVAVAVPVGGGRPVRLERVRADARALTRTLSTRLQQLQLFPLTLRISGLEGVPEGALPDGAPPPGLGWAAQRLQLFQRLLAALPGPDVRLAQVSNDLENLRSLLGVLGALLGCPAPPAPPAAPAPHGEAPHTLAGVALARLRGCLDGVAARLEGVPAC, via the exons ATGCTGTGGTGGCCGAGGGACAGGagcctggggacactcaggaTGTGCTG GCTCAGCGAGGGCGTGCGAGGCTCCG AGGCCGCGGGCGGGATGCGGGGTCCCGGCGTGTCCCTGTGCGCGCTGCTGTGCCTGGCCGTGGCCGTGGCCGTGCCGGTGGGCGGGGGTCGCCCCGTGCGGCTCGAGAGGGTCCGGGCGGACGCGCGGGCCCTGACCCGGACCCTGAGCACgcgcctgcagcagctccag CTGTTCCCGCTGACCCTGCGCATCTCGGGCCTGGAGGGGGTCCCGGAGGGGGCGCTCCCGGACGgggcgccgcccccggggctgggctgggcggcgcagcggctccagctgttccagcggctgctggcggcgctgcccgggcccgaCGTGCGCCTGGCGCAGGTGAGCAACGACCTGGAGAACCTGCGCAGCCTGCTGGGCGTGCTGGGCGCGCTGCTGGGctgccccgcgccccccgcgccccccgcggCCCCCGCCCCGCACGGCGAGGCCCCGCACACGCTGGCCGGGGTGGCCCTGGCGCGGCTCCGCGGCTGCCTGGACGGCGTCGCCGCCCGCCTCGAGGGGGTCCCCGCGTGCtag
- the LEP gene encoding leptin isoform X3 — MRGPGVSLCALLCLAVAVAVPVGGGRPVRLERVRADARALTRTLSTRLQQLQLFPLTLRISGLEGVPEGALPDGAPPPGLGWAAQRLQLFQRLLAALPGPDVRLAQVSNDLENLRSLLGVLGALLGCPAPPAPPAAPAPHGEAPHTLAGVALARLRGCLDGVAARLEGVPAC, encoded by the exons ATGCGGGGTCCCGGCGTGTCCCTGTGCGCGCTGCTGTGCCTGGCCGTGGCCGTGGCCGTGCCGGTGGGCGGGGGTCGCCCCGTGCGGCTCGAGAGGGTCCGGGCGGACGCGCGGGCCCTGACCCGGACCCTGAGCACgcgcctgcagcagctccag CTGTTCCCGCTGACCCTGCGCATCTCGGGCCTGGAGGGGGTCCCGGAGGGGGCGCTCCCGGACGgggcgccgcccccggggctgggctgggcggcgcagcggctccagctgttccagcggctgctggcggcgctgcccgggcccgaCGTGCGCCTGGCGCAGGTGAGCAACGACCTGGAGAACCTGCGCAGCCTGCTGGGCGTGCTGGGCGCGCTGCTGGGctgccccgcgccccccgcgccccccgcggCCCCCGCCCCGCACGGCGAGGCCCCGCACACGCTGGCCGGGGTGGCCCTGGCGCGGCTCCGCGGCTGCCTGGACGGCGTCGCCGCCCGCCTCGAGGGGGTCCCCGCGTGCtag
- the LEP gene encoding leptin isoform X1: MSLRAVPVTPALPRHGGDPGGFGDSRVPSAEAAGGMRGPGVSLCALLCLAVAVAVPVGGGRPVRLERVRADARALTRTLSTRLQQLQLFPLTLRISGLEGVPEGALPDGAPPPGLGWAAQRLQLFQRLLAALPGPDVRLAQVSNDLENLRSLLGVLGALLGCPAPPAPPAAPAPHGEAPHTLAGVALARLRGCLDGVAARLEGVPAC, translated from the exons ATGTCCCTGCGCGCTGTCCCGGTGACACCGGCGCTGCCCCGGCACGGGGGTGACCCGGGCGGTTTCGGTGACAGCCGCGTCCCCTCCGCAGAGGCCGCGGGCGGGATGCGGGGTCCCGGCGTGTCCCTGTGCGCGCTGCTGTGCCTGGCCGTGGCCGTGGCCGTGCCGGTGGGCGGGGGTCGCCCCGTGCGGCTCGAGAGGGTCCGGGCGGACGCGCGGGCCCTGACCCGGACCCTGAGCACgcgcctgcagcagctccag CTGTTCCCGCTGACCCTGCGCATCTCGGGCCTGGAGGGGGTCCCGGAGGGGGCGCTCCCGGACGgggcgccgcccccggggctgggctgggcggcgcagcggctccagctgttccagcggctgctggcggcgctgcccgggcccgaCGTGCGCCTGGCGCAGGTGAGCAACGACCTGGAGAACCTGCGCAGCCTGCTGGGCGTGCTGGGCGCGCTGCTGGGctgccccgcgccccccgcgccccccgcggCCCCCGCCCCGCACGGCGAGGCCCCGCACACGCTGGCCGGGGTGGCCCTGGCGCGGCTCCGCGGCTGCCTGGACGGCGTCGCCGCCCGCCTCGAGGGGGTCCCCGCGTGCtag